The region GCTGCAGAAGCAAAATACAATATCAGCGAGCCGATAAAATACCCACCGTAGAAGGTAAAATCGATAAGCTGAGATTCGAATTGTGAAAGATGAAAATGTGCTTTACAAAAAGGGATAAAGATACCATTGGAGGCCGCCAGGAAGCCCCAGAAAAAGAATACCGTTACCAGCGTGTATAATGCCGAACCGTTACTCTTGGAGTTGTTTTGTTCCATTGTCTGTTGATCAGTTTGTTTGGTGTTGATGTTTTAAACCACTAAACTTAAAGGAATTTTTATAATTAGCTCATAATTTTTTCAAAATATAAATCACAACTTTGCCTTTTGCTGTTTAAAGAATATTAATTGCATATTCGTATCCTGCTTTTTATAGCAGGACAATACTAAATATAAGCCGGACTTAATGATAGAAGCTGTTATTTCGGGAATTGGTTTTGGATTGGTACTCACCTTCATAACCGGCCCGGTGTTCTTCGCTCTAATTAAAACCAGTATCGAGAAAGGCTTTCACGCAGGTGTTGCTTTAGCCCTTGGCGTTGTCTGCAGCGACGTTGTATTCGTCGGCGCCATTCTTTTCGGTTCGCAACTCTTTACTGTAAGCGCGCAAACCAAAACCCTTGTAGGCGTATTTGGGGCGGTGATACTGTTCGCCATTGGCATATATTACCTGTTTAAAAAGAGCGAGGTGAACTACCAGAACACCGTGCCCACCAATGTGGACCGTGCCGGCTATTTTCTGAAGGGTTTCCTGATGTGCATTTTTAACCCTACCATACTTTTCCACTGGACGGTGGTTATTGGTGCGGCCAGTACCGTGTACCACCAGGGCGTGCACAACCGCAGCCTTAAAATAGGCATTATGTTCCTGACCATTTTGCTGGTACAATTTGCGCTGGATACTACAAAAGCTTTTTATGCAAATAAACTACGCGATAAGATCTCGGTAAAACTGGTGCACCGCCTAAACC is a window of Mucilaginibacter terrenus DNA encoding:
- a CDS encoding LysE family translocator, which codes for MIEAVISGIGFGLVLTFITGPVFFALIKTSIEKGFHAGVALALGVVCSDVVFVGAILFGSQLFTVSAQTKTLVGVFGAVILFAIGIYYLFKKSEVNYQNTVPTNVDRAGYFLKGFLMCIFNPTILFHWTVVIGAASTVYHQGVHNRSLKIGIMFLTILLVQFALDTTKAFYANKLRDKISVKLVHRLNQVAGIALIIASLVLVDRLVTHYVFSASTGS